In Shinella sp. XGS7, a single genomic region encodes these proteins:
- a CDS encoding serine/threonine protein kinase encodes MPPAATPPLPPALGRFRPLRQLGRGAQATVWLAHDPRLDREVALKVLPPGSAPDHVQTWLHEARAVSRLHHPNIVQVFEADMQAGQAYLVFEYVPGPTLAQRLREGPRPAPREAVELMLGVLDGLAAAHAAGVVHRDLKPSNILLDARGRPRVMDFGIAARLGAAGSRQGGPQGVVGTPGYISPEAARGEAPSPLMDVFAAAVLLGEMLAGRRLLSEPDPWRAVRRAAEEDLLLPEGLDPAVDDRLRAIVQRGLARDPAQRWPSVRELHDALQDWLQPAATPGGTDPGAAATLEFLLRRMRHKSDFPAMSDAMERIQRITQSENENLNSLANEILKDVALTHKLLRLVNTAQFSHAGGGSISTVSRAAALIGFAGIRNLALSLILLERMENKAHAQLLREEFLRSLMAGSLARELCTLPRENEEAFLVALLQGLGRLLTEFYFPEEAQQVRQLLRTERREGAPPPPSEAQASAQVLGLSYEQLGLGVARQWGLPDKLQRGMSRPEGEPPLRLLENPAERQRWLARAANEVSDLILQTEPEQAHARLKVLAQRYSRALGVPVETFDTAADQARQRLAQLAQAMNIRPAQRSPAQRLLAPIRPTLDDSLSPHELHATLVMVREAAASPSPEEAAETLAAGIQDITNVMVESFKLNEVLRMILETIYRSLGFRRVVFCLRDPRSETLTGRFGLGEGVEAVAPLFRVPLKTVPGVPADLFTAVCLKGVDTLIADASLPKIAERLPAWFKGPPHGASFLLLPMSVKGAPFAMIYADKAQPGGIELGEKELSLLRTLRNQAVMAFRQAG; translated from the coding sequence ATGCCTCCCGCCGCCACGCCGCCCTTGCCACCCGCGCTGGGGCGTTTTCGCCCCCTGCGCCAGCTGGGGCGGGGCGCGCAGGCCACGGTCTGGCTGGCCCATGACCCGCGCCTGGACCGCGAGGTGGCGCTCAAGGTCCTGCCTCCGGGCTCGGCGCCCGACCATGTGCAGACCTGGCTGCATGAGGCCCGCGCGGTCAGCCGCCTGCACCACCCCAACATCGTGCAGGTCTTCGAGGCCGATATGCAGGCCGGCCAGGCCTATCTGGTTTTCGAGTACGTGCCCGGCCCCACCCTGGCCCAGCGCCTGCGCGAGGGGCCGCGGCCCGCGCCGCGCGAGGCCGTGGAGCTGATGCTGGGCGTGCTGGACGGCTTGGCCGCGGCCCATGCCGCGGGCGTGGTGCACCGCGATCTCAAACCCTCCAACATCCTGCTGGACGCGCGCGGCCGGCCGCGGGTGATGGACTTCGGCATTGCCGCCCGCCTGGGCGCGGCCGGCAGCCGCCAGGGCGGGCCGCAGGGTGTGGTGGGCACGCCGGGCTATATCTCGCCGGAGGCGGCGCGTGGCGAAGCCCCCAGCCCCCTGATGGACGTGTTTGCCGCGGCCGTGCTGCTGGGCGAGATGCTGGCGGGCCGGCGCCTGCTCAGCGAGCCCGACCCCTGGCGCGCCGTGCGCCGCGCCGCCGAGGAAGACCTGCTGCTGCCCGAGGGCCTGGACCCCGCGGTGGATGACCGGCTGCGCGCCATCGTGCAGCGCGGCCTGGCGCGCGACCCGGCACAGCGCTGGCCCAGCGTGCGCGAGCTGCATGATGCGCTGCAGGACTGGCTGCAGCCGGCCGCCACGCCGGGCGGCACCGACCCAGGCGCCGCGGCCACGCTGGAGTTCCTGCTGCGGCGCATGCGCCACAAGAGCGATTTCCCCGCCATGTCGGACGCGATGGAGCGCATCCAGCGCATCACCCAGTCCGAGAACGAGAACCTCAACAGCCTGGCCAACGAGATCCTCAAGGACGTGGCCCTGACCCACAAGCTGCTGCGCCTGGTGAACACGGCGCAGTTCAGCCATGCGGGCGGCGGCAGCATCTCCACGGTCTCGCGCGCTGCGGCCCTGATCGGCTTTGCCGGGATCCGCAATCTGGCGCTCTCGCTCATCCTGCTGGAGCGCATGGAGAACAAGGCCCATGCCCAGCTGCTGCGCGAGGAGTTTTTGCGCTCCCTGATGGCCGGCTCCCTGGCGCGCGAGCTCTGCACCCTGCCGCGCGAGAACGAGGAGGCTTTTCTGGTGGCCCTGCTGCAGGGCCTGGGCCGGCTGCTCACCGAGTTCTACTTTCCCGAGGAGGCCCAGCAGGTGCGTCAGCTGCTGCGCACCGAACGCCGCGAGGGCGCGCCGCCGCCGCCCAGCGAGGCCCAGGCCTCGGCCCAGGTGCTGGGCCTGAGCTATGAGCAGCTGGGCCTGGGCGTGGCCCGCCAGTGGGGCTTGCCGGACAAGCTGCAGCGCGGCATGAGCCGCCCCGAGGGCGAGCCGCCGCTGCGCCTGCTGGAGAACCCGGCCGAACGCCAGCGCTGGCTGGCGCGCGCGGCCAACGAGGTCTCGGACCTGATCCTGCAGACCGAGCCCGAGCAGGCCCATGCGCGGCTCAAGGTGCTGGCCCAGCGCTATTCGCGCGCCTTGGGCGTGCCGGTGGAGACCTTCGACACGGCGGCCGATCAGGCCCGCCAGCGCCTGGCGCAGCTGGCCCAGGCCATGAACATCCGGCCGGCACAGCGCTCGCCCGCCCAGCGCCTGCTCGCGCCCATCCGGCCCACGCTGGACGACAGCCTCTCGCCGCACGAGCTGCATGCCACCCTGGTGATGGTGCGCGAGGCCGCGGCCAGCCCCAGTCCGGAGGAGGCGGCCGAGACCCTGGCCGCCGGCATCCAGGACATCACCAACGTCATGGTGGAGAGCTTCAAGCTCAACGAGGTGCTGCGCATGATTCTGGAGACCATCTACCGCAGCCTGGGCTTCCGGCGGGTGGTCTTCTGCCTGCGTGATCCGCGCAGCGAGACCCTGACCGGGCGCTTCGGCCTGGGCGAGGGTGTGGAGGCGGTGGCGCCGCTGTTCCGGGTGCCGCTGAAGACGGTGCCGGGCGTGCCGGCCGATCTCTTCACGGCCGTGTGCCTGAAGGGCGTGGACACCCTGATCGCCGACGCGTCCCTGCCCAAGATCGCCGAGCGCCTGCCGGCCTGGTTCAAGGGCCCGCCTCATGGGGCCAGCTTCCTGCTGCTGCCCATGAGCGTGAAGGGGGCGCCCTTCGCGATGATCTACGCGGACAAGGCCCAGCCCGGCGGCATCGAGCTGGGCGAGAAGGAGCTCTCGCTGCTGCGCACCCTGCGCAACCAGGCCGTGATGGCCTTCCGCCAGGCGGGCTGA